The genomic stretch TCGGCGGTTCGGAGAAGAAGAATCTGATCCTGGGTTAGAAGCAACTTTTAGTTCTGAAACTTGACATTCTCTTTCATTGTTTATCCACTTTGAACCCAGCAATGTTGACGTAACAGCTTTATTTAAGCATCTCACAGTGTTCACAGAagaatcccattttttttttgagggtagTGTTGCAATCCTCTAATTAAAGTTACATTTCTACAGGCATTAATTTCTGTGGAGTTAGATTACAGTTTCTTTGAATCGATACAAATCTCTTGATCTATGCAGCTGGTCCTTTTTGAAgaacatatgtatttttaataagaaacagAGTGGTTACTTGGTCCTGTGCTTAAAGTGCTCAGAGCCTCTATTGGCTGCAGCAGCGCTTGTCTCCATTCTCCCAGCAGCGAAGTGTGCTTACAACCACGGCTGTTGAGCAAACGTCTTGAACATGCACAAGATCTTCATGTCACCGGCTGAAGTGCTCAGGCACCTAGCTGTTGAGTGCTCGCTGGTTGCGTTCAAGCAACTACTCCAGGGTTCTCCGTTCTCTAAAACAGCATTACAGCTGTGGCTGGCTGGGggacaaaacaaagcagaaaaggcaaGCGTATGTTTTGGAGGATCTGAACAGTACGCTGTGGGTTTTTCATCGTGTTCTGCAGTGTGGGTATCGCTTAGAAGCAATACCAGGCTGTCAGCTGTAGGTTCTTGCCTTCATGTAAGATAAGACTCGTGGCCCAACTTTGCCGTCCCCACAGTTGAAAATCTACTTGTTACGTTCAGGTGACATGTACCACACAGAATATGTAAGTgatacaaaatgtaaaatacaggaCAGCACGTGGTGTCACTTCTTTTTTCTGCCAGAACGGGAAGTTGTTCAAAACCACGCTAACATCTGTGGTCACGGGGATAACTGCGTGGGAGCTCCGTCTCGTGCAGTGGTGCTTCCCAGCTGCTCGTgttgtactttttattttcctagccAACCAGTGAAGTGCAAGCACTGGGAGGTAATGAAGGGCAGGATGTCCTCCgatgctcctgcagctcagtgctCGTACTGTTGGCCAGGAGGGCCGGCTCACGCGTGGCACGGCCTGCCTGCGCGGCGCCTCACGGCCTTCTGCCCACggtgcagctcccagcaccagctcaggGCGTGCAAGGGAACTTGGTGCAGCTCTGTGCGGCTCCCTGAGCCATCCACCTCGACCAGGGGTCTTCTGTGTCCCGCTGGGGCACCCACGAGCAGGGGTGGCAGGGTGGGAGCGTGCTTCGTGGCCGGGTTGTTCTCTCATGGCCTACCTGGGCGCGTCACGTGTGTGTGAAACGAACAAAACCCCACTCAGTATCGAAGGTGCTCGGTttaattctgtcattttaaaaagcaacaagtAGCGCTTGATCATCTCTATCCCttgttttgtgctgtgcttttaTACTGGGTAGATTTTTACTGTAACTGTTGTCATGCTGTCGCTTGCACATAATTCTGAGCATGTTTCAccatcttctcttccttcctgtgGACGagggttgctgttttgtttctggtttgtttggGGGAATTGGTTGCGAGGGGGGTGGGTACGCGATGCCGAGTCTCGGTTTACGAGCCTTTATTTCTCGTGCTGTCATTGCCGATCACGCGTATGATGGCTGAGTTAACTAACGGTATTACCCTGCTTTCAGGACCCCGGCCCACCGCCGCCGTCGCCCCTGATGGGTTTGAAGCCATTGCAGCTGCTAGAGATCAAAGCTAGGGGAAGGTTTGGCTGCGTGTGGAAAGCTCAACTCCTGAACGAATACGTTGCAGTCAAAATATTCCCCATTCAGGTAGGCAAAAGTTCTGAAGTGTCCTGTGTTGTTTAAAGCACTGCAATGTAAACCGTGTTTTCCGGTCCCAGGAagtggcttttattttagaGAATTTTTACTGTATACACTACAAACCTAGATATTCTACTCAAATTCTCAAATATAGGAAATATCTTCAGCTAGAGAATGTGCAGGGAGGGTTTTTATCTTAACGAAGCAAACGTATCATTGAAACATACCCAAGACAGCATACGTTTCTAGTCATAAAAATACTTCCTTGACACAAATAGTCTGAAGCACGTAAATACTGCTTGCAGCTCTCACACGTCTCCATCATTTGAGAAGGATCTGTTGATGTTTTTCAACTTAAAATGTACTTGGAGTGAATGTGAGCTGATAAATAGATGTCCTGAAATGCAAACCTGTTGTAAGGTGATAGTTGCAGTTAAACATGCTGCAATTAGAGGTAATAATGCTGCCTTCCCAGCATATGGCTCTGAAAGCCATATTTCAAAATAGATTGTGCTCATAATTGTAAAATCTAGTTTGGTTAGAATCCGGAATGATCGCATACAGTGATGCTAGGATAGATCTgacattcattaaaaacagcCACTGCTAGCTGAGGTGAAGAAATGTACTTTTGCTTTCCAGTGGCTAACCAAGTGCTAAAATGTTGAAACCCATCTGCGGGTTCCTTGCCTTCTAGGAGAAATGGCACATGTATGTGATGGTGTAAGTCATCAATACAACATACATTGAAACGGAGactttttttgctattttgaacaaaggaaaacatgttCCTAATTCTTAGAGGgtctgttttgtgtgttttttttttaaggtggaaCCAACctcataaaacaaaagcattgcAGTGCTTTCCAGTGTGTAGACTCTATTCCtgtctgcagctttctgtgtttCCATAGCTCGTATCTCTGATAGTTGGTGGTGTTTTCAGATAATACAACATATTTGGTTTTTCAGACACTTCGCCAGGAAGTGTGAATGTGTAATGTATTTTAGGTCAGTATTTTGTAGCACAAATACCGCCACTGATCTAAACACTCATAATGTTAAAATAACCAGTCTCATAACATTAATAGCATATACCAcgctttctttccttttggtaATAAATCCTGATTTGACCAAAAAGTAAGTTTTAATCATATTGACAGACCGTTGAGCAGTGCACGGTAAATTACAGGAGGAAATGTCTGACAGAGAAAGTAGCTCTTACGCTCATAATTGTGGCATTAACTTGGCGTGTTGTGtttctgctcttgtttttctttaaaggacaAGCAGTCTTGGCAGAATGAATATGAAATTTACAGTTTACCTGGAATGAAGCATGACAATATTCTGCAGTTCATCGGTGCAGAGAAACGAGGCACTAGCATTGATGTCGATCTCTGGTTAATTACAGCATTTCACGAAAAGGTATGTTTAACTCAAAGTggcatctttttttaaatcatcattATGGTGGAGGAAGAATAGCCTGAGAAATTTGTTGCAAATGTGAACTTTAgacatgaagatttttttcctgttacttctTAGAACATGTATGTTTTTGCATGTCCCCATTCTAAATCAGCCCGGATTAAGCAATCTCCATTTCGCAAAGGTTGTGGTGCTGTATTTTCAATTCTGGCATTTTTGCCCCATATACATACACCTATTCTTTAATCACTTAGATTAAAACTATCCAAGTATTAACATTTTTTGACAGATTTTCACGGTCAAGTAGATAATAGCAAACAAATTTGCCTTCTGCAAAGATAGCGCCAATTTTTGAGTGCTTTAAGCTTGTTAAAAAGGTAGTATCTGAGAAGACTCTGGAAAGTAAGAATTTTGTAAAGTGTAGTCGCTACATTTTAACAGCACTGTGTTCATTATTCCCTTTTCTCTTGGCCTAAGCAACGTGACACGGTGACATGTCAAACTGGAGCATCTGTAAATCCGTGGGAACGTGTCTGTGGAGTGGGGTATAGAAGGCAGTTTGAGACAAGTGCTTCGTGTTGGCTAGATTTGACTTCACGTTGTCTCTTTATTCAAAGTATTCCACTCTGAAACTGCTGCAAAGCTGGGGCTTACTGTCATTAGTCCGGAAGGGAATAAAGCCTATCAATTAAAGGTCTCAGAACGAGCCTACCCCATTCAGCAGGGGTCCTTGAAGGTGAATCTAACCGGCAGTTTCCTGTGCCTGGAAGGATACAAAGCTTTATAAAGAATTTACACATCTGTAAGCCTGGCTCCCGTTTCTGACATCCCCAGTTAGGTGCAGTTTGTTGGCATGTGTGCTGCTGGCCTTGAGTTAATTGCACTGCTTGGTTATCGAGGTGACATTAGGCACATCTTGATGGTGTTCATGGACAGAGGTGAAGCAAAggttaattttttgttgttgtttaagcCAGCAGTAGATTGTTTATGCAGTTGTATAATTACAGAGtaccagaaagcagagagaggcagaagAGCATATCGTGTTCTTTTAGGATGGAGGCTATCTAAAGTTTTCTTTATGGTTAGATGAGAGAGAAAGTTATCTtacaattgtttttcttttttgctctgCAGGGTTCGTTAACCGACTTTCTCAAGGCTAATGTGGTTTCCTGGAATGAGCTATGTCACATTGCTCAGACCATGGCTAGAGGCTTGGCTTATCTGCACGAGGATATACCAGGGCTGAAAGACGGACATAAGCCTGCCATCTCACATAGGTACAGGATATGGACGATACTTGCAGACCATCGTTAATATTGAACTTTGAGCTAAGGGACATGAAGTATTGATAGATACAAAGCGTTCAAAAAACTACTCTGTGATATCTTCGTTCCATAGTAATTGAGAGCCTAGTAAGAAAAATCCGCTCAGCCTAAGCACAAAGCTAGCTGCTGTTCTATAGAATGCTGTTTGGTTGGTGACTGTGGTTAACGTAACCTTTTTTACCCagttaattatataaataaccTATGAGGTATATAAGATAATAGATATTGTAGCTATTTGAAACATTTCCAACACTTTATATAACGTTACTGAATGCCTTCACACAGAAAGACTTACTGTAAATGATGTCTTCATATGGTATTTCTTTATATCGTATAACTTCACATGGTATTccacattttacatttataattCTTTTCTTTAACTTGAAAGGGACATCAAAAGCAAGAATGTGCTGCTGAAAAATAACCTTACAGCTTGTATCGCTGATTTCGGTCTAGCTTTAAAGTTTGAGGCTGGAAAGTCTGCAGGGGATACACATGGACAGGTAAAGACCAGCTTACTTGTGTGAATGGTAAACTGTTGACTGCATGGGAATGGGAATTGGTAGTCTGTGTTCTTCATCCAAAGGATACTGTATCGTCAACCCTATTTTCTGACCTTTAAGGAAGATGGAAATCCTAGCTTTCTTCAATTAATATTTATCAATTAGTTTAATAATTACAGATAATGGTCTGTCTTCTGCTGGCCAACTGTCTCACTACATggctccctctctccccctgtAGTGGTTTCATACCAAAGAGCTCCAGCACGCTGCTCTCTTGTTCCCCCAGCTCAAAGGCTAATGGGGAGAAAATGCGACGGGAGGggtgagataaggacagggagatcactcagcgattaccatcatgggcaaaacagactgcGCTGGGAGAttcatgtaatttattgcctattggTAACAAACTAAAGCAGtgagaattaaaagcaaatcaaaaccGCCTTCTCCCCTATTCACCCTCTTCTGTgtcctccccccgagcagcaccGGGGAACGCgcaatgggggctgcggtcagtccttaatgcttcatctctgccgTTCCTCTccccgggctgcagcgtggagatctgccAGAGACCCCTGCTACCAGTCCCTGCCACCTGAGCCTAATACAGCCCCAGCCCCCTTGATTTTGTCCTTTCCTGGAGAACTCTGACCACAGAGGGgtcttgctgttttttattacttgtgctgagctgctcctcgGAAGTCGAGTGCTGATGCTGGCAGCCAGTTTCTAACTTTCTGACCTAGGAGTGCAAGAGTCATCTTCCTGAAACGAAAACAATACTAATTCAGTACTTGCTATGGAACAGGGAACTGTTTTAGGATCGTGTACTTCTTAAATAACAAGCTTGAGCCTAGAGCATTATGGTTTCTGGAAAACtaaatatattcagttttaggcagaatttcagcttctggttgaaggacaaaaataaaatccgTATGTTAGGATTATAAAACCTCAATTACACTGCTTAAGAGAAACACAGCTATTAGTGTGAAGGTCTAAATGGTGGAGTCTTGGTGTTCGGACATCGTGTAAGCTCTGATCTATCCAGATTACATAATGCATCGCTAATTGTGGTCAGGACGCATGGGCAGCCCCAAAGTCTTCATGTGATGTCTAGTTTTGTTCAAGTGATTTCAAATAACTTTCTAAGTATAGATCGCACTTCAGTAACTAGTTTTCCTGTGGTGTTCTGTTACTTCTGTCATGGGGAGAAGCATAAACAGGTTCCATGTCTTTATGTGGAACTGTAATAATtcttttcacatgaaaaataacaacagtgGCCTTCTTGTAATGTAGAAGAATAAAAGGAACAGTGGTGACAAATATGTTGAATTGTTCCCAGAAatgtcttatttaaaaatatatacgGATTTTCTTGCTTCATAAGTATCCTTTCCAGGACCTAGTCCCAAAATCCTGTTTCTCATGCTTCTCACCTTCTGTTTTACAACTGTACGAGACACTTCCGAGATTTAGTCCCAAGCAAAGATAACATAGCTGGGTTTTAATCTTTGTCAAAAATCAGCGCTGCCCGACAGCATGGTTACGATCAGCGAGGTAGAATGGGAATGTGGCCATGCTGACTCGTAGCGTAccattttttatgtttctgtctTTCAAGGTTGGCACACGAAGGTATATGGCTCCCGAGGTACTAGAAGGTGCTATCAACTTCCAAAGGGATGCGTTTTTGAGAATAGATATGTACGCCATGGGATTGGTCCTCTGGGAGCTGGCGTCACGCTGTACTGCCTCAGATGGTGAGCAGAATACCCGATCTATGCTTGATTGAATTGTGAGAgtgtatttaaaacaagaaattgtAAGGTAGATTATGTGTATGTAACAACACTTACAAGGATGGCAGTCTTGTGAGCAAACGAACAAACCACCAGCACCACGTAGTCACATCACAAATGCATCTCTTTAGGGTTTGACATCCCAGGTAAGCATTTTCTGATACACAACTCTCTGGTCAAGAGAGGATTCCTGCGGAACTCCTAACGCAGTGTGTTTGATTTCTTCTGAGTTCAGCCTGACATTCTCTGTGCCAGCCAATTTATCTTTAagtattgtttcttttcataacCAGAAGTTGGGATTAGGTTAGCCTTCCTAACAAAACCACTCCAGCACCTGCTGAGAAGCTGGTGTCTGCTGCTGTAGAGCTTAGCACCTGCCAGTGCCCGGTATTTCAGTGCTGCCTGTGGAAGGTGTGTTGGCGATGACTAACAGCAGCGTAGTCGGGGAATACGTGGCTAAAAGACATGAGTAACTTTCATCGGTCAGCAAACGTTTTCTTACACAGAGCACACTGATGCAGTTGGTCATGTTCTAGCTGCTCCCAAACACACACAGTACCACCCTGGCCCTTCCTGAACCGCCTTGAACTGCTCTCCCATGCCTTAAGAAGGCAGTTGCCTACAAGAAATTGTTCAATATAGTTTTGAAGCTATCAAGGAAAGATTTTGGATACCTTATTTTAAGTGTGAATAGCATTCTTAAATTTTGTAAACAGAGAAACTGTAGGGTGTCCAGAATAAGTCGGACTTAATCGAGGGCAAGACAAAAGACCAGTCTCAAAAATGTTTGAGAGAAAGCCTTTGGTACAGTCTTCAATTCAATTAAGTAAATGTGGAGGTTTTGGGGCTAGTGATCTCACTTGCCATAAAGCTCTCCTAGAGCAATGCAGCTGAAGGACGTTGATTTAGAAAGCCGTGATGTATTGGAGATGAGCACACTGCCACAcgctgctctcctgctccaAACGTTCCTCATGGAGCAGAAGCCACCAGGGGGACTTTACCCTTTGAAAAATGCTAAGCTGTGTACTAACAGGATCGGCATGCTCTTGCACAAATTTCTGAGGCAGACTCACATGCCCTATTGATTTTTCATGCCTTGCTgtactgtaaaatatatttaccgAAATTGTACCAGAAGTATGTTGCAGGTCTTTGGCAGGCGTGGTTATTCCAGAAGTAAGGGGGGGGCAGcaaaacaggcagcagctctcctgaaTCGCAGCTTTCTCTAGCTCTCCagtcacagctgctgctgttgtctctgcaaatacattttttcagcaGGTACCTCTGCTTCACTGAGCCTCAGCAGGCTCACGTGTACCCTACCGCACAGTTCTCCTGTCTGCCCCTTTCTTGTTCCTGTGCACACGCCAgtcttcaggcttctgtctggGAGTACAACATCCACGCTACAGCAGCACGTTACCTATTGCTACGTGATCGGCTGTTCACCTCTGAGCTCGCCCCTCTGATTCTGTGACGGGCAGTACCTGGTGCTTGGCCTTCAGCACGGGTGCTTTCGTTCCAGGCTGTctgggtgggaggaggaaggatgtAACACAGGGACTGCAGCAGTTGCTGCTGCGAGTTCCTGCCCTTTAGAGGGGAGGTGGTATTGGAAACACAGCTGGCTGTCGGTGCCTGGTTGGTGGTCAGATACCCAGAGAGCCAGGAGAGCTGAAAGCACGATGCGCATTTGGCTCTGGTTTGCTGGGAGAACTGGTCGCAGAGCCTCCCTCCACCTGCGTGTTTTAAGCCTCCAGTTatgggggagctgggctgggagctgcactTGGCTGCCATGGTCAGGAGAGTAAAAATTTgtagctgctgcagctgctgcttaaTTAATGTCTGAGTCACTGCGGGCTGCTAACCTGTCAGGATGAGCTGTTATTGGCAGCAGAAAGTAAACTATGCTGTAAACTTTTGATTATGGACCACTTTTCTAAGACACCAGTCTTTTCCTTTAAGCAGAACTTGTGCtttaactccttttttttttatctgtaggCCCAGTGGATGAGTACATGTTGCcatttgaagaagaaattggCCAGCATCCCTCCCTTGAAGACATGCAGGAAGTTGTAGTTCATAAAAAGAAGAGACCTGTTCTAAGGGAGTGCTGGCAAAAACATTCTGTAAGTAGTTCTGCAACCGAGTTCTTCAAAGTTCTGTCATGATTTGAATTCCAGTTTTTGTTAATTCTGGGTTGTCTTCGTGTTACTGCCTTTTAGGGAGAATTTAACTGTAGTAAGAATTAAATGGGCTAGGACCTAGTATGTCCATCGTAAAATGCTCTTTCATCTTGAGGGATTTGAAAGTACGTTTTTGGTTAAAGAACTGATTTTTG from Oxyura jamaicensis isolate SHBP4307 breed ruddy duck chromosome 7, BPBGC_Ojam_1.0, whole genome shotgun sequence encodes the following:
- the ACVR2A gene encoding activin receptor type-2A isoform X2, giving the protein MGAATKLAFAVFLISCSSGAILGRSETQECIYYNANWEKDKTNRSGIEPCYGDKDKRRHCFATWKNISGSIEIVKQGCWLDDINCYDRNDCIEKKDSPEVFFCCCEGNMCNERFFYFPEMEVTQPTSNPVTPKPPLFNTLLYSLVPIMGIAVIVLFSFWMYRHHKLAYPPVLVPTQDPGPPPPSPLMGLKPLQLLEIKARGRFGCVWKAQLLNEYVAVKIFPIQDKQSWQNEYEIYSLPGMKHDNILQFIGAEKRGTSIDVDLWLITAFHEKGSLTDFLKANVVSWNELCHIAQTMARGLAYLHEDIPGLKDGHKPAISHRDIKSKNVLLKNNLTACIADFGLALKFEAGKSAGDTHGQVGTRRYMAPEVLEGAINFQRDAFLRIDMYAMGLVLWELASRCTASDGPVDEYMLPFEEEIGQHPSLEDMQEVVVHKKKRPVLRECWQKHSGMAMLCETIEECWDHDAEARLSAGCVEERIIQMQKLTNIITTEDIVTVVTMVTNVDFPPKESSL
- the ACVR2A gene encoding activin receptor type-2A isoform X1 yields the protein MGAATKLAFAVFLISCSSGAILGRSETQECIYYNANWEKDKTNRSGIEPCYGDKDKRRHCFATWKNISGSIEIVKQGCWLDDINCYDRNDCIEKKDSPEVFFCCCEGNMCNERFFYFPEMEVTQPTSNPVTPKPPLFNTLLYSLVPIMGIAVIVLFSFWMYRHHKLAYPPVLVPTQHAFHIMIEDPGPPPPSPLMGLKPLQLLEIKARGRFGCVWKAQLLNEYVAVKIFPIQDKQSWQNEYEIYSLPGMKHDNILQFIGAEKRGTSIDVDLWLITAFHEKGSLTDFLKANVVSWNELCHIAQTMARGLAYLHEDIPGLKDGHKPAISHRDIKSKNVLLKNNLTACIADFGLALKFEAGKSAGDTHGQVGTRRYMAPEVLEGAINFQRDAFLRIDMYAMGLVLWELASRCTASDGPVDEYMLPFEEEIGQHPSLEDMQEVVVHKKKRPVLRECWQKHSGMAMLCETIEECWDHDAEARLSAGCVEERIIQMQKLTNIITTEDIVTVVTMVTNVDFPPKESSL